A stretch of Amycolatopsis balhimycina FH 1894 DNA encodes these proteins:
- a CDS encoding DUF6531 domain-containing protein — protein MANPLVAQREDSTTAISGVPLLESANDLKEGIEKGDWASVAMGAVGVALDALSMAMDPFGSILAAGVGWLLEHVGPLSAALDALTGDADQIKAQSQTWANVAKELGAVGTDLADMVKADLQSWSGNASDQYRQRAADTVDILTAAQKGCEGASSGVKTAGEVVAAVRTLVRDIIAELVGHLISWALQVVFTLGIGLTWVVPQVVAAVAKTAAKIADITKKLVKALKALIPLLKKAGTLFDDAAKALRKMKPGKVDAPKPIKDIKERGGGKKGDGGPDGKKDKPHDDDSTSTSSAGHGDGKGGDGHKSGDNGVAKNGPKNDTDQTNPSGAGNGGGKADRGGNNDTAKKDKPDRSTADKSKNYCGDPIDVATGEVVMTQVDVTLPGEVADLEISRTHLSSYRAGRWFGPSWTSTWDQRLEFDANRVRFYAEDGMVLDYPVPGDEPVLPAQGPRHRLRRVPQGFRLSLGHRELHFSGTGGVLPVTAIEQDGERTEIDYAADGSPTKLRRPGDVEILVSTARGRIVALGAPGQPPVVRFSYNRHTQLSTVTDFAGRSMALDYDFDHRLVGWQDRVGTWYRYVYDDAGRCVRAVGANGYYNAAFAYEPGATRHTDALGHTWTYRLNAAHQLIERVDPLGGSRRYAWNRRDELLSQVDELGRETRYEYDDDGLVAVQRPGAPAVRLTPAEDGAVWLQAGEGDDEIERLVFEFDPATTLLGNGLPVDVLESPDPFEDAPVTDRAARPGDRDLYGRPRLAHTASGAAARLGWTADGRRAWRLGPHGGRETWVHDAEGNVVEYRDAAGAPRRRKHGPFGLVLEETDAAGARTLFTYDGELRLTSVTNPAGLTWHYVRDAAGRLVEETDFDGRRTTYAHDAAGQLRRMTTGADQVVEYDYDLEGNVVERRTPDDVTSYVYDALGRLVVAENAESRVEIRRDGGDRVIADTINGLGVCWRDEGDEGDTVIRRTSSGVDSEWRFDDSGRPRSLRIAGHDVEFTYDDAGREAVRSVDGAVVLRRRFDEEDRLAEEDVAGVGRRTYRYRPDGRLAGVDDTIRPWQLSYDAAGRVSEAHGPSVVERFSRDAAGNITSATTPSPPGARGYERNRLARIGDLHFDGDAHGRVTGWRHADRSCGYTWDHLDRLRSARTPDGALWTYHYDPIGRRFAKRCWVSGPDGEPELALDVRFLWSELNLVEQVEHRPADGSYRFLTWERFDDDRPVVQIEHAGVVEEARFRVVITSPAGTPTELLDERGTLVWQDRSSFWGVPLAGADTAAIPLAFPGQCRDEETGLHYNVFRYYDPRTTRYLSQDPLGLAAAPNPVGYVDQPLLDSDPLGLAPQRCFKGKVKDRAKRLRDRNKKKQVTQPATRKSPRKQPIRVDNMTREEFEKFKPELDKMLKADKHFFWSGGHLERVPGKNNPDKYLGSMEDKATEIAKKHGGNTLEGTLKDNNVKMPGWIKDPNDPRRPLVQEKWDYVSETFAKNSEAGKTHVVFPSHPGKGHDVYPFRRPDNVFDVTEYPRLKQDGKGDITKFHDRTDYERPYRAPQ, from the coding sequence ATGGCGAACCCGCTGGTAGCTCAGCGCGAAGATTCCACCACAGCCATTTCCGGGGTGCCGCTGCTGGAGTCCGCGAACGATCTCAAAGAGGGGATCGAGAAGGGCGACTGGGCCTCGGTCGCGATGGGCGCCGTCGGGGTCGCGCTCGATGCGTTGTCCATGGCCATGGATCCCTTCGGGTCGATCCTCGCCGCGGGGGTCGGGTGGCTGCTGGAACACGTCGGCCCGCTTTCCGCGGCGCTGGACGCCTTGACCGGGGACGCCGACCAGATCAAGGCCCAGTCCCAGACGTGGGCGAACGTCGCCAAGGAACTCGGGGCCGTCGGCACGGACCTGGCCGACATGGTCAAGGCCGACCTGCAGTCGTGGAGCGGGAACGCCTCCGACCAGTACCGGCAGCGGGCCGCCGACACGGTCGACATCCTCACCGCCGCCCAGAAGGGCTGCGAAGGGGCCTCCAGCGGGGTCAAGACGGCCGGTGAGGTCGTCGCCGCCGTCCGGACGCTCGTCCGCGACATCATCGCCGAGCTCGTCGGCCACCTCATCAGCTGGGCGCTGCAGGTGGTGTTCACCCTCGGCATCGGCCTGACCTGGGTGGTGCCGCAGGTCGTGGCCGCGGTCGCCAAGACCGCGGCGAAGATCGCCGACATCACCAAGAAGCTCGTCAAGGCGCTCAAGGCTCTCATCCCGTTGCTCAAGAAGGCCGGGACGCTGTTCGACGACGCCGCCAAAGCGCTGCGCAAGATGAAGCCCGGCAAGGTGGACGCCCCGAAGCCCATCAAGGACATCAAGGAGAGGGGTGGGGGCAAGAAGGGTGACGGCGGACCCGACGGCAAGAAGGACAAACCGCACGACGACGACAGCACTTCCACCTCCAGCGCCGGTCACGGCGACGGCAAGGGCGGCGACGGTCACAAGAGTGGCGACAACGGCGTAGCCAAGAACGGCCCCAAGAACGACACCGACCAGACGAACCCCAGCGGTGCCGGAAACGGCGGCGGCAAGGCAGACCGGGGCGGCAACAACGACACCGCGAAGAAGGACAAACCCGACCGTTCGACGGCCGACAAGTCGAAGAACTACTGCGGCGACCCGATCGACGTCGCGACGGGTGAGGTCGTGATGACCCAGGTCGATGTCACCCTGCCCGGCGAGGTCGCGGACCTGGAGATCTCCCGTACGCACCTGTCGTCCTACCGGGCGGGCCGGTGGTTCGGTCCGTCGTGGACGTCCACTTGGGACCAGCGGCTGGAGTTCGACGCGAACCGCGTCCGGTTCTACGCCGAAGACGGCATGGTGCTGGACTACCCCGTCCCGGGCGACGAGCCCGTGCTGCCGGCGCAGGGCCCGCGGCACCGGCTGCGCCGTGTGCCGCAGGGTTTCCGGCTTTCGCTCGGCCATCGCGAGCTGCACTTCTCCGGCACCGGCGGCGTGCTGCCGGTCACGGCCATCGAGCAGGACGGCGAGCGCACCGAAATCGACTACGCCGCCGACGGTTCACCCACGAAGCTCCGCCGGCCCGGCGACGTCGAGATCCTGGTCAGCACCGCGCGGGGGCGGATCGTCGCGCTGGGGGCGCCGGGGCAGCCGCCGGTGGTGCGGTTCTCGTACAACCGGCACACCCAGCTGAGCACCGTGACGGACTTCGCGGGCCGCTCGATGGCGCTCGACTACGACTTCGACCACCGGCTCGTCGGCTGGCAGGACCGGGTCGGCACCTGGTACCGCTACGTCTACGACGACGCGGGCCGCTGTGTCCGCGCGGTGGGCGCGAACGGCTACTACAACGCGGCCTTCGCCTATGAACCCGGCGCGACCCGGCACACCGATGCCCTCGGCCACACCTGGACCTACCGCCTGAACGCGGCCCACCAGCTGATCGAGCGCGTCGACCCGCTCGGCGGCTCCCGGCGCTACGCATGGAACCGGCGGGACGAACTGCTGTCCCAAGTGGACGAACTGGGCCGCGAGACCCGCTACGAGTACGACGACGACGGGCTGGTGGCCGTCCAGCGCCCCGGAGCGCCCGCCGTGCGGCTGACCCCGGCCGAAGACGGCGCGGTGTGGCTGCAGGCCGGCGAAGGCGACGACGAGATCGAGCGCCTGGTGTTCGAGTTCGACCCGGCCACCACTCTGCTCGGCAACGGGCTGCCGGTGGACGTCCTGGAGTCGCCCGACCCGTTCGAGGACGCTCCCGTGACCGACCGGGCGGCCCGCCCCGGCGACCGCGACCTCTACGGCCGCCCGCGCCTCGCGCACACGGCGTCCGGCGCGGCCGCGCGGCTCGGCTGGACCGCCGACGGCCGCCGCGCCTGGCGGCTCGGTCCGCACGGCGGCCGCGAGACGTGGGTGCACGACGCGGAAGGCAACGTCGTCGAATACCGCGACGCGGCGGGTGCGCCGCGGCGCCGCAAGCACGGCCCGTTCGGCCTGGTGCTGGAGGAGACCGACGCCGCGGGCGCGCGCACGCTGTTCACCTACGACGGGGAGCTGCGGCTCACCTCGGTGACCAACCCGGCCGGCCTCACCTGGCACTACGTCCGCGACGCCGCCGGCCGGCTCGTCGAGGAGACCGACTTCGACGGCAGGCGGACCACCTACGCCCACGACGCGGCGGGACAGCTGCGGCGCATGACCACCGGCGCGGACCAGGTGGTCGAGTACGACTACGACCTCGAGGGCAACGTCGTGGAGCGGCGGACCCCCGACGACGTCACGAGCTACGTGTACGACGCGCTCGGCCGGCTGGTCGTCGCCGAGAACGCCGAGTCGCGGGTCGAGATCCGCCGCGACGGCGGTGACCGGGTCATCGCCGACACGATCAACGGGCTCGGCGTGTGCTGGCGCGACGAGGGCGACGAGGGCGACACCGTCATCCGGCGGACTTCGTCCGGTGTGGACAGTGAATGGCGCTTCGATGACTCCGGACGGCCCCGATCGCTGCGGATCGCCGGCCACGACGTCGAATTCACCTACGACGACGCCGGGCGGGAAGCCGTCCGCAGCGTCGACGGTGCGGTGGTGCTCCGGCGGCGGTTCGACGAGGAGGACCGGCTCGCCGAGGAGGACGTCGCCGGGGTGGGGCGGCGCACCTACCGCTACCGCCCGGACGGCAGGCTCGCCGGCGTCGACGACACGATCCGGCCGTGGCAGCTCTCCTACGACGCGGCCGGCCGGGTCAGCGAGGCGCACGGGCCGTCCGTCGTGGAACGGTTCTCCCGCGACGCCGCTGGCAACATCACCTCGGCGACGACCCCGTCGCCGCCGGGCGCGCGCGGCTACGAGCGCAACCGGCTCGCCCGCATCGGGGACCTCCACTTCGACGGCGACGCCCACGGCCGCGTCACCGGCTGGCGCCACGCCGACCGGTCGTGCGGCTACACGTGGGACCACCTCGACCGGCTGCGCTCCGCGCGCACGCCCGACGGTGCGCTCTGGACCTACCACTACGACCCGATCGGCAGGCGGTTCGCCAAGCGCTGCTGGGTGAGCGGCCCGGACGGGGAGCCCGAGCTCGCCCTGGACGTCCGGTTCCTGTGGAGCGAGCTGAACCTCGTCGAGCAGGTGGAGCATCGCCCGGCGGACGGGTCCTACCGGTTCCTCACGTGGGAGCGCTTCGACGACGATCGCCCCGTCGTGCAGATCGAGCACGCCGGCGTCGTCGAGGAGGCCCGGTTCCGGGTGGTGATCACCTCGCCCGCCGGGACGCCGACCGAACTGCTCGACGAGCGCGGGACGCTGGTCTGGCAGGACCGCAGCAGTTTCTGGGGCGTGCCGCTGGCCGGTGCCGACACCGCGGCGATACCGCTGGCGTTCCCCGGTCAGTGCCGCGACGAGGAGACCGGGCTGCACTACAACGTCTTCCGGTACTACGACCCCCGGACCACGCGCTACCTCAGCCAGGACCCGCTGGGCCTCGCCGCGGCGCCCAACCCCGTCGGCTACGTCGACCAGCCGCTGCTCGACAGCGACCCGCTGGGCCTCGCCCCCCAGCGGTGTTTCAAGGGGAAGGTGAAGGACCGCGCGAAGCGGCTGCGCGACCGGAACAAGAAGAAGCAGGTGACCCAGCCGGCGACGCGGAAGAGCCCGCGGAAGCAGCCCATCCGCGTCGACAACATGACCAGGGAAGAGTTCGAGAAGTTCAAGCCGGAGCTCGACAAGATGCTGAAGGCCGACAAGCACTTCTTCTGGTCCGGCGGTCACCTGGAGCGCGTGCCCGGGAAGAACAACCCGGACAAGTACCTCGGGTCGATGGAGGACAAGGCCACCGAGATCGCGAAGAAGCACGGCGGCAACACTCTCGAAGGCACCCTCAAGGACAACAACGTGAAGATGCCCGGGTGGATCAAGGATCCCAACGACCCGAGGCGGCCGCTGGTCCAGGAGAAGTGGGACTACGTCTCCGAGACCTTCGCCAAGAACTCCGAGGCCGGCAAGACGCACGTGGTCTTCCCCAGCCACCCGGGCAAGGGCCACGACGTCTACCCGTTCCGGCGCCCGGACAACGTGTTCGACGTGACCGAGTACCCGCGTCTCAAGCAGGACGGCAAGGGGGACATCACCAAGTTCCACGACCGGACCGACTACGAGCGCCCGTACCGCGCGCCCCAGTGA
- a CDS encoding SDR family NAD(P)-dependent oxidoreductase, with amino-acid sequence MRKKPETDRVVLVTGAATGIGAAIAEAAIAAGHRVLLTDIDAEAVRTTAGRLGERAAAVALDIRDPDGWVKAFDAAEAQFGPVDVLVNNAGIIHTGHARDLSLQQHRDIVEVNLLGAMTGIHTALPRMTERGRGHLITVCSMTAFLALPGYATYGGTKHALRAFHHAVALEERHGPLHFTILHPPSTRTKMLEQELADPTSATAFSEKATTPQHVARVVVDAITTKPVEVVFPAFSGRVQRIAGVFPQLIRRLIPVIEAKGRRERQRLINTGKTRLSAVPGRTE; translated from the coding sequence ATGCGCAAAAAGCCCGAGACCGACCGAGTCGTCCTCGTGACCGGAGCCGCCACCGGCATCGGAGCCGCGATCGCGGAAGCCGCGATCGCCGCCGGTCACCGTGTCCTGCTCACCGACATCGACGCCGAAGCCGTCCGCACCACGGCCGGCCGCCTGGGCGAGCGGGCCGCCGCGGTCGCCCTCGACATCCGTGATCCGGACGGCTGGGTCAAGGCGTTCGACGCGGCCGAGGCGCAGTTCGGCCCGGTCGACGTCCTGGTCAACAACGCCGGGATCATCCACACGGGACACGCCCGGGACCTCAGCCTGCAGCAGCACCGGGACATCGTCGAGGTCAACCTGCTCGGCGCCATGACCGGCATCCACACCGCCCTCCCCCGGATGACCGAGCGCGGGCGCGGGCACCTCATCACCGTCTGCAGCATGACCGCGTTCCTGGCCTTGCCCGGATACGCCACCTACGGCGGCACCAAGCACGCGCTACGAGCCTTCCACCACGCGGTGGCCCTCGAGGAACGGCACGGCCCGCTGCACTTCACGATCCTGCACCCGCCATCCACCCGGACCAAGATGCTCGAGCAGGAGCTGGCCGATCCCACCTCGGCCACCGCCTTCTCGGAAAAGGCGACGACCCCGCAGCACGTCGCCCGCGTCGTCGTCGACGCCATCACCACCAAACCGGTGGAGGTGGTCTTCCCGGCGTTCTCCGGCCGGGTTCAGCGGATCGCGGGTGTCTTCCCCCAGCTCATTCGCCGGCTCATCCCCGTCATCGAGGCCAAGGGGCGGCGCGAACGGCAGCGGCTGATCAATACCGGCAAGACCCGGTTGTCCGCCGTGCCCGGCCGGACCGAATGA
- a CDS encoding nuclear transport factor 2 family protein — protein MGLTDDTNPAAVVRRQYLASAAGDLTALRETLAPDVEWTEMAGFPLAGTYRTPDGVTSGVMEKLGQDWENWTAHDDTYVVDGENVVVLARYTAIHKGTGKPLNVRVAHHFTVRGGLIVRFEQFVDTALVRDAATP, from the coding sequence ATGGGGCTGACCGACGACACGAACCCCGCCGCCGTCGTCCGGCGGCAGTACCTCGCCTCCGCCGCGGGCGACCTCACCGCCCTGCGCGAGACGCTCGCCCCGGACGTCGAGTGGACGGAGATGGCCGGGTTCCCGCTCGCCGGCACCTACCGCACCCCCGACGGCGTCACGAGCGGCGTGATGGAGAAACTGGGCCAGGACTGGGAGAACTGGACGGCCCACGACGACACCTACGTCGTCGACGGCGAAAACGTCGTCGTCCTCGCCCGCTACACCGCGATCCACAAGGGAACCGGCAAACCGTTGAACGTCCGGGTCGCGCACCACTTCACGGTGCGCGGTGGGCTGATCGTCCGGTTCGAACAGTTCGTCGACACCGCACTGGTCCGCGACGCCGCCACGCCGTGA
- a CDS encoding MBL fold metallo-hydrolase, producing the protein MTSLDYRVIDAADTSLNKTSVLVTGETEAVVVDAAFTRADGHRIVAEVLDSGKRLTTVLITAGDPDFYFGAEVIADAFPEAEFLAPADVIEHIRDTYEKKLTAWAHLGANLPTRLVEIAPLTTPSITVDGVALEVRRAGTALGDRAWYVFEPAERALLGGVLLFEGLHVWTADSGTTEQRTEWLRVLDDLEALEPAFVVAGHRVAGAPTDTTAIRYTADYLRFFEKTVAESADAAAAEERLLAAYPDAGLKVAASLGTKVAKGEMTWG; encoded by the coding sequence ATGACCTCCCTCGACTACCGCGTCATCGACGCGGCCGACACGTCCCTGAACAAGACCAGCGTGCTCGTCACCGGCGAGACGGAAGCCGTCGTCGTCGACGCGGCCTTCACCCGCGCCGACGGGCACCGGATCGTCGCCGAGGTCCTCGACTCCGGCAAGCGGCTCACCACCGTGCTGATCACCGCCGGTGACCCGGACTTCTACTTCGGCGCCGAAGTCATCGCCGACGCCTTTCCCGAGGCGGAGTTCCTGGCGCCGGCCGACGTCATCGAGCACATTCGCGACACCTACGAGAAGAAGCTGACCGCGTGGGCGCACCTCGGCGCCAACCTGCCCACCCGGCTGGTCGAGATCGCGCCGCTGACCACGCCTTCGATCACTGTGGACGGTGTCGCCCTCGAAGTCCGGCGCGCCGGCACGGCGCTGGGTGACCGTGCCTGGTACGTGTTCGAACCGGCGGAGCGCGCACTGCTCGGCGGGGTGCTGCTGTTCGAAGGCCTGCACGTCTGGACCGCCGACAGCGGGACGACCGAACAGCGCACGGAATGGCTCCGCGTCCTCGACGACCTCGAAGCGCTCGAGCCCGCCTTCGTCGTCGCCGGTCACCGGGTGGCCGGCGCGCCGACCGACACCACGGCGATCCGGTACACCGCCGACTACCTGCGGTTCTTCGAGAAGACCGTCGCCGAGTCCGCCGACGCGGCCGCGGCCGAGGAGCGGCTGCTGGCCGCCTATCCGGACGCCGGGCTGAAGGTCGCCGCGTCACTTGGCACCAAGGTCGCGAAGGGTGAGATGACATGGGGCTGA
- a CDS encoding DsbA family protein, which translates to MAVKLTYVFDAYCGWCHGFGPAVAGFAAANAGRIELDVVSGGLFTGARVAPIGSMPYVAGANARIAELTGAEFGPGYRALVADGRFRMDSTAAATGFAALRTVAPGRALEAAEAMQRAFYVDGLSLSEASTYRHLAGQLGLDADAVLTEFATSPASAVQDFTRAARLGVTSYPTLLLHTPTGAVRLGSPAATAAHLTDALDRHLATASA; encoded by the coding sequence ATGGCAGTGAAATTGACCTATGTGTTCGACGCTTACTGCGGCTGGTGCCACGGCTTCGGCCCGGCCGTGGCCGGGTTCGCCGCGGCCAACGCCGGGCGGATCGAACTCGACGTCGTCAGCGGTGGCCTGTTCACCGGCGCCCGCGTCGCCCCGATCGGCAGCATGCCCTACGTGGCCGGCGCCAACGCCCGCATCGCCGAGCTGACCGGCGCCGAGTTCGGCCCCGGCTACCGCGCCCTCGTCGCCGACGGCCGGTTCCGGATGGACTCCACGGCCGCCGCCACCGGATTCGCCGCGTTGCGGACGGTCGCTCCCGGGCGGGCCCTGGAGGCGGCGGAGGCGATGCAGCGCGCGTTCTACGTCGACGGGCTGAGCCTGTCCGAAGCTTCGACCTACCGGCACCTCGCCGGACAGCTGGGCCTCGACGCCGACGCGGTGCTGACCGAATTCGCGACCTCACCCGCTTCGGCGGTGCAGGACTTCACCCGCGCCGCCCGGCTGGGCGTCACCTCCTACCCGACGCTGCTGCTGCACACCCCGACCGGCGCCGTCCGCCTGGGCAGCCCGGCGGCCACCGCCGCCCACCTGACCGACGCCCTCGACCGCCACCTCGCCACTGCTTCCGCGTGA
- a CDS encoding helix-turn-helix domain-containing protein, translating to MGHSIRPVRYEPPPGVTGEIELTSLARMRARGGPHEFLTPQRLGFDLLIKIEAGSAVHTVDFTGYPLAPGDLLWVRAGQVQQWGAIDDIDGPVFLFTPAAIDTGTWELIQSAGVATPSHWAPGAVAGTPAEAAMAAALAAAAAPAGNLRDAALARALAAALLLLVMAVPEGSGRRPPTHQAFVWFRDELEKSFRTRHQVAGYAARLGYSPRTLNRLARDNTGLSAKQLVDERIVLEAKRLLAHGRDPVARIAADLGFDDPSNFSKYFQHRTGTTPAAFRGAQAPKTMPVMQCDPRL from the coding sequence ATGGGACACAGCATCCGGCCCGTGCGGTACGAGCCGCCGCCCGGGGTGACCGGCGAGATCGAGCTCACGTCGCTGGCGCGCATGCGGGCCCGCGGCGGTCCGCACGAGTTCCTCACCCCGCAGCGCCTCGGCTTCGACCTGCTGATCAAGATCGAGGCGGGAAGCGCTGTGCACACCGTCGACTTCACCGGCTACCCGCTCGCGCCCGGCGACCTGCTCTGGGTACGGGCCGGCCAGGTGCAGCAGTGGGGCGCCATCGACGACATCGACGGCCCGGTGTTCCTGTTCACCCCGGCCGCGATCGACACCGGCACCTGGGAACTGATCCAGTCCGCGGGCGTGGCCACCCCCAGCCACTGGGCCCCGGGCGCTGTCGCAGGTACGCCCGCGGAGGCCGCGATGGCCGCCGCGCTCGCCGCGGCGGCGGCACCGGCCGGGAATCTCCGGGACGCCGCGCTCGCCCGCGCCCTGGCCGCGGCGCTGCTGCTGCTCGTGATGGCCGTCCCGGAGGGCAGCGGGCGCCGGCCGCCCACGCACCAGGCGTTCGTGTGGTTCCGCGACGAACTCGAGAAGAGTTTCCGCACCCGCCACCAGGTCGCCGGCTACGCCGCCCGGCTGGGCTACTCGCCGCGCACCCTCAACCGGCTCGCCCGGGACAACACCGGCCTGTCCGCCAAGCAGCTCGTCGACGAACGGATCGTGCTCGAAGCCAAGCGCCTCCTGGCCCACGGCCGCGACCCGGTCGCCCGGATCGCCGCCGACCTCGGCTTCGACGACCCGTCCAACTTCTCCAAGTACTTCCAGCACCGCACCGGAACGACACCGGCCGCCTTCCGCGGCGCTCAGGCACCGAAGACCATGCCCGTCATGCAGTGTGACCCACGTCTCTAA